The following coding sequences lie in one Apium graveolens cultivar Ventura chromosome 3, ASM990537v1, whole genome shotgun sequence genomic window:
- the LOC141713048 gene encoding serine/threonine-protein kinase TIO isoform X2, giving the protein MGVENYHVIELVGEGSFGKVYKGRRKHTGQTVAMKFIMKHGKTDKDIQNLRQEIEILRKLKHENIIGMLDSFESPQEFCVVTEFAQGELFEILEDDKCLPEEQVQAIAKQLVRALHYLHSNRIIHRDMKPQNILIGAGSVVKLCDFGFARAMSTNTVVLRSIKGTPLYMAPELVREQPYNHTADLWSLGVILYELFVGQPPFYTNSVYALIRHIIKDPVKYPENMSSNFKSFLRGLLNKVPQSRLTWPALLEHPFVRETSEDIEAREIRATTAAARGYDASWKGEGNIQKAELPNSSNDSKNPQSVPLTRNSDLHSLQQDVQSQSNSPSSLLGNSSPKDSPGVTIYEDNVQSGCQVLDRLENNSRTVKGANVIGHDNEALSVILLRLKNVCTNSLDSGRDQDIICFNQSLRILSNLVAASSINYSGVLDEIISELLSATASLANLKLTDRNDLMAKSLLLTKKLIDNYSDTIGGSYVKHWISLVELFPKVVDSTDDSSGRLLYESTACITAVLSKAAQSLNTSALAVTSETVSGPSVVIETVKQILDHAKVSNLVEFLCLCMANSGSSLISGSSNLLRAACEACRSLWSLIDALELLYIKENTHLFPLYSLRSLSLHRLEIKNHEQGSLIGIEATIVIDAVTRSFLRSKAIQVSFYYCLRQRVAEPGLFAGTQLILRCCLHSSSISSILCGLPSSLPATKVVSGGGDGTIVSEIFSILSLCASSYRDAQTADTNNLKCKLGNPGILVLHSCLVLATVAQCLKSSGRNSPVFMLTSIPKKQLSRLSVLAHHISLDDRTQNSFQPRCSSSMLALASIMSLETGVSSESFISEIAVPLIPRTATLCDNLKILSVDENGMIPTIQNGMLSYWHGFRDGCVGLLEARLKWGGALAVQQLCASGIPQLLITLLANSISDVSVQGTDFTKDQIALSPVGVVWTISSICQCLSGGAVTFRQILLKSEHVKFISDLITDVHLNLVRCWTGPGGGKTGVRDTINAVIDLLAFPFVAIQSAPGLASATASVNGGFVLNISSPGGRICAEDKDMVKAIEASLGKYIQILLEAGVPGYILRCLEHLELKDCTRLVAFLAKMTGHRPLVVQLIGKGLLDAARMRRLFDRSSPREVTMDVLMIVSDLARMDKVFYEHLDGAEILPFLKDFLTHEDPNVRAKTCSAIGNMCRHSSYFYSLLAKHHIINLIIDRCADPDKRTRKFACFAIGNAAYHNDYLYDELKRSIPQLANLLLSAEEDKTKANAAGALSNLVRNSNKLCEDIVSKGAIQALLKLVADCSLVALNPNRRDAINESPLKIAMFSLAKMCAHLPCRQFLRSSELYSVIGRLRQSPESTISNYASVILSKTSET; this is encoded by the exons ATGGGAGTTGAGAACTATCATGTGATAGAGCTTGTTGGCGAAGGCTCTTTCGGTAAGGTGTATAAAGGAAGGAGGAAGCATACTGGACAG ACGGTTGCTATGAAATTTATTATGAAGCATGGGAAAACTGATAAAGACATTCAGAATCTTAGGCAGGAAATTGAG ATTCTTAGGAAGTTGAAGCATGAAAATATTATTGGAATGCTGGACTCTTTCGAGAGCCCACAAGAGTTTTGTGTTGTTACAGAGTTTGCTCAa GGTGAATTGTTTGAGATTCTCGAGGATGACAAGTGCCTTCCAGAAGAACAAGTTCAAGCAATTGCAAAACAGTTG GTGAGAGCATTGCATTACCTACACTCGAACCGCATAATTCATCGTGATATGAAACCGCAAAATATTCTTATAGGGGCCGGGTCTGTTGTTAAG CTCTGTGATTTTGGTTTTGCGCGGGCAATGTCCACCAACACAGTTGTTTTGCGATCTATAAAAG GTACTCCCTTATACATGGCTCCAGAATTGGTACGAGAGCAACCATACAACCATACCGCTGATTTGTGGTCTCTTGGTGTCATTTT GTATGAACTATTTGTTGGCCAACCTCCATTTTACACTAATTCAGTCTATGCACTAATCCGGCACATCATTAAG GATCCAGTTAAATATCCTGAAAATATGAGCTCTAATTTTAAAAGCTTCCTCCGGGGTTTGCTTAACAAG GTTCCTCAAAGCAGACTCACTTGGCCTGCTCTACTTGAACACCCATTTGTTAGGGAAACTTCCGAGGATATAGAAGCCAGG GAGATTCGTGCTACAACTGCTGCTGCTAGGGGATATGATGCATCTTGGAAGGGAGAAGGAAATATCCAAAAAGCTGAATTGCCCAATTCTAGTAACGATA GCAAAAACCCACAATCCGTTCCTTTAACGAGAAATAGTGATTTGCATAGCCTCCAGCAAGATGTTCAATCTCAATCCAATAGTCCTAGTTCTCTGCTGGGAAATTCCTCACCAAAAGATTCACCAGGAGTTACTATTTATGAAGATAATGTTCAGTCAG GTTGCCAGGTATTAGACAGATTGGAAAATAACTCCCGTACAGTTAAAGGTGCAAACGTAATTGGTCATGATAACGAGGCATTATCTGTAATTTTGCTACGATTAAAGAATGTATGCACGAATTCTCTGGATTCTGGCAG GGATCAAGATATCATATGTTTCAATCAGTCACTGAGAATTCTTTCGAATCTAGTAGCTGCTAGTTCTATTAATTATAGTGGTGTACTCGATGAAATAATATCGGAACTTCTTAGTGCCACTGCTAGTCTGGCAAACCTAAAGTTAACAGATAGAAATGACTTGATGGCAAAG AGTTTGTTGCTCACTAAAAAGTTAATAGATAACTATAGTGACACTATTGGGGGTTCGTATGTGAAGCACTGGATTTCCTTGGTAGAATTGTTTCCAAAG GTTGTTGATTCCACTGATGATTCATCTGGAAGACTTTTATATGAGTCCACAGCTTGCATTACAGCTGTGTTATCGAAAGCAGCTCAGAGCCTCAATACATCTGCACTGGCTGTAACATCTGAGACGGTTTCAGGTCCTTCAGTAGTTATTGAAACTGTAAAGCAAATTTTGGATCATGCTAAAGTCTCGAATTTAGTAGAATTTTTATGTTTATGCATGGCGAATTCTGGCTCAAGCTTGATATCTGGCTCATCAAATTTGTTGCGTGCTGCTTGTGAAGCGTGCCGGTCCCTTTGGTCACTAATTGATGCTTTGGAACTCCTTTATATCAAAGAAAATACCCATTTATTTCCCCTGTACTCTTTGCGGAGCCTTTCCTTACACCGACTCGAGATAAAAAATCACGAACAAGGTTCATTGATTGGGATAGAAGCAACAATAGTAATTGATGCGGTGACAAGATCATTCCTCCGGTCAAAAGCCATACAGGTTTCTTTTTACTACTGTCTACGTCAACGCGTTGCTGAGCCTGGTCTTTTTGCTGGTACTCAG CTGATCTTGAGGTGCTGTCTCCATAGTAGCTCTATTTCAAGCATTCTCTGTGGTCTACCTAGTTCTCTGCCTGCAACGAAAGTTGTCAGTGGGGGAGGAGATGGTACTATAGTTTCAGAGATATTTTCTATACTATCTCTTTGTGCATCCTCTTACAGAGATGCACAAACTGCAGACACAAATAATCTGAAGTGCAAATTAGGAAATCCAGGTATCCTGGTTCTTCATTCTTGCCTTGTCCTTGCAACTGTTGCACAATGCTTGAAATCTTCTGGAAGAAATTCCCCAGTGTTTATGCTTACTTCAATACCAAAAAAGCAACTTTCCAGGCTTTCTGTTCTTGCTCACCATATTTCTTTAGATGATAGAACACAAAATTCCTTTCAACCTCGTTGTTCCTCTTCCATGCTAGCTCTTGCATCTATTATGTCCCTTGAAACCGGTGTATCAAGTGAATCTTTCATTTCGGAGATAGCTGTGCCATTAATCCCTCGTACTGCCACACTGTGTGACAACCTAAAAATACTATCAGTGGATGAAAATGGAATGATACCCACAATACAGAACGGTATGCTTTCATATTGGCATGGATTTAGGGACGGGTGTGTAGGTTTGCTGGAAGCTAGATTAAAATGGGGAGGAGCATTAGCTGTTCAACAGTTGTGTGCAAGTGGTATCCCTCAGCTTCTTATCACTTTGCTAGCTAACAGTATTTCAGATGTTTCTGTACAAGGAACTGATTTTACAAAAGACCAAATCGCATTATCACCTGTTGGTGTCGTCTGGACAATTTCCTCTATATGTCAGTGCCTTTCTGGTGGAGCCGTAACCTTTCGTCAGATTCTGCTTAAGAGTGAACATGtcaagttcatttctgatttgatAACTGATGTACATCTCAACCTAGTAAGGTGTTGGACTGGACCTGGTGGAGGAAAGACAGGGGTTAGGGACACAATAAATGCAGTCATTGATCTCTTGGCATTTCCATTTGTTGCAATACAAAGTGCACCAGGCTTGGCATCTGCTACTGCCTCTGTTAATGGGGGCTTTGTTCTTAACATAAGCTCTCCCGGTGGAAGGATTTGCGCCGAGGATAAGGATATGGTAAAAGCCATAGAAGCAAGCTTGGGAAAATACATTCAAATCCTTCTGGAG GCTGGAGTACCAGGCTATATTCTTCGGTGCTTGGAACACTTGGAATTAAAAGATTGTACACGGCTTGTTGCATTTCTTGCTAAAATGACAGGCCACCGTCCCCTGGTTGTGCAACTCATAGGCAAAGGATTATTGGATGCAGCCAGAATGAGAAGGTTGTTTGATAGATCGTCCCCAAGAGAAGTCACAATGGATGTTTTAATGATAGTTTCAGATCTTGCCCGTATGGACAAA GTCTTCTATGAACATCTTGATGGGGCAGAAATCTTGCCGTTCTTAAAGGATTTTCTTACCCACGAAGATCCCAATGTTCGCGCAAAGACTTGCAGTGCTATAGGGAATATGTGTCGGCATAGCTCTTATTTCTATAGTTTACTG GCAAAACATCATATTATTAATCTTATTATTGATCGATGTGCTGATCCAGACAAAAGAACAAGGAAATTTGCTTGTTTTGCA ATTGGAAATGCTGCGTATCACAATGACTACTTGTATGATGAGCTTAAAAGATCTATACCACAACTAGCAAATTTGCTGCTCTCTGCAGAGGAAGACAAAACAAAAGCAAATGCTGCAGGTGCTCTGAGTAATCTTGTGCGCAATTCAAACAAGCTTTGTGAGGATATTGTTTCCAAAGGAGCCATTCAG gctcTACTAAAGTTGGTTGCAGATTGTTCCTTGGTTGCTTTGAATCCGAATAGGAGAGATGCCATAAACGAATCACCTTTAAAGATTGCTATGTTCTCATTGGCCAAAATGTGTGCTCATCTGCCTTGTAGACAATTTTTGCGTTCATCAGAGCTCTACTCTGTTATCGGGCGCCTTAGACAGTCTCCAGAATCAACAATTTCTAATTATGCATCAGTCATTCTCAGTAAGACGTCTGAAACTTGA
- the LOC141713048 gene encoding serine/threonine-protein kinase TIO isoform X1: protein MGVENYHVIELVGEGSFGKVYKGRRKHTGQTVAMKFIMKHGKTDKDIQNLRQEIEILRKLKHENIIGMLDSFESPQEFCVVTEFAQGELFEILEDDKCLPEEQVQAIAKQLVRALHYLHSNRIIHRDMKPQNILIGAGSVVKLCDFGFARAMSTNTVVLRSIKGTPLYMAPELVREQPYNHTADLWSLGVILYELFVGQPPFYTNSVYALIRHIIKDPVKYPENMSSNFKSFLRGLLNKVPQSRLTWPALLEHPFVRETSEDIEAREIRATTAAARGYDASWKGEGNIQKAELPNSSNDSKNPQSVPLTRNSDLHSLQQDVQSQSNSPSSLLGNSSPKDSPGVTIYEDNVQSVMCSGCQVLDRLENNSRTVKGANVIGHDNEALSVILLRLKNVCTNSLDSGRDQDIICFNQSLRILSNLVAASSINYSGVLDEIISELLSATASLANLKLTDRNDLMAKSLLLTKKLIDNYSDTIGGSYVKHWISLVELFPKVVDSTDDSSGRLLYESTACITAVLSKAAQSLNTSALAVTSETVSGPSVVIETVKQILDHAKVSNLVEFLCLCMANSGSSLISGSSNLLRAACEACRSLWSLIDALELLYIKENTHLFPLYSLRSLSLHRLEIKNHEQGSLIGIEATIVIDAVTRSFLRSKAIQVSFYYCLRQRVAEPGLFAGTQLILRCCLHSSSISSILCGLPSSLPATKVVSGGGDGTIVSEIFSILSLCASSYRDAQTADTNNLKCKLGNPGILVLHSCLVLATVAQCLKSSGRNSPVFMLTSIPKKQLSRLSVLAHHISLDDRTQNSFQPRCSSSMLALASIMSLETGVSSESFISEIAVPLIPRTATLCDNLKILSVDENGMIPTIQNGMLSYWHGFRDGCVGLLEARLKWGGALAVQQLCASGIPQLLITLLANSISDVSVQGTDFTKDQIALSPVGVVWTISSICQCLSGGAVTFRQILLKSEHVKFISDLITDVHLNLVRCWTGPGGGKTGVRDTINAVIDLLAFPFVAIQSAPGLASATASVNGGFVLNISSPGGRICAEDKDMVKAIEASLGKYIQILLEAGVPGYILRCLEHLELKDCTRLVAFLAKMTGHRPLVVQLIGKGLLDAARMRRLFDRSSPREVTMDVLMIVSDLARMDKVFYEHLDGAEILPFLKDFLTHEDPNVRAKTCSAIGNMCRHSSYFYSLLAKHHIINLIIDRCADPDKRTRKFACFAIGNAAYHNDYLYDELKRSIPQLANLLLSAEEDKTKANAAGALSNLVRNSNKLCEDIVSKGAIQALLKLVADCSLVALNPNRRDAINESPLKIAMFSLAKMCAHLPCRQFLRSSELYSVIGRLRQSPESTISNYASVILSKTSET, encoded by the exons ATGGGAGTTGAGAACTATCATGTGATAGAGCTTGTTGGCGAAGGCTCTTTCGGTAAGGTGTATAAAGGAAGGAGGAAGCATACTGGACAG ACGGTTGCTATGAAATTTATTATGAAGCATGGGAAAACTGATAAAGACATTCAGAATCTTAGGCAGGAAATTGAG ATTCTTAGGAAGTTGAAGCATGAAAATATTATTGGAATGCTGGACTCTTTCGAGAGCCCACAAGAGTTTTGTGTTGTTACAGAGTTTGCTCAa GGTGAATTGTTTGAGATTCTCGAGGATGACAAGTGCCTTCCAGAAGAACAAGTTCAAGCAATTGCAAAACAGTTG GTGAGAGCATTGCATTACCTACACTCGAACCGCATAATTCATCGTGATATGAAACCGCAAAATATTCTTATAGGGGCCGGGTCTGTTGTTAAG CTCTGTGATTTTGGTTTTGCGCGGGCAATGTCCACCAACACAGTTGTTTTGCGATCTATAAAAG GTACTCCCTTATACATGGCTCCAGAATTGGTACGAGAGCAACCATACAACCATACCGCTGATTTGTGGTCTCTTGGTGTCATTTT GTATGAACTATTTGTTGGCCAACCTCCATTTTACACTAATTCAGTCTATGCACTAATCCGGCACATCATTAAG GATCCAGTTAAATATCCTGAAAATATGAGCTCTAATTTTAAAAGCTTCCTCCGGGGTTTGCTTAACAAG GTTCCTCAAAGCAGACTCACTTGGCCTGCTCTACTTGAACACCCATTTGTTAGGGAAACTTCCGAGGATATAGAAGCCAGG GAGATTCGTGCTACAACTGCTGCTGCTAGGGGATATGATGCATCTTGGAAGGGAGAAGGAAATATCCAAAAAGCTGAATTGCCCAATTCTAGTAACGATA GCAAAAACCCACAATCCGTTCCTTTAACGAGAAATAGTGATTTGCATAGCCTCCAGCAAGATGTTCAATCTCAATCCAATAGTCCTAGTTCTCTGCTGGGAAATTCCTCACCAAAAGATTCACCAGGAGTTACTATTTATGAAGATAATGTTCAGTCAG TTATGTGTTCAGGTTGCCAGGTATTAGACAGATTGGAAAATAACTCCCGTACAGTTAAAGGTGCAAACGTAATTGGTCATGATAACGAGGCATTATCTGTAATTTTGCTACGATTAAAGAATGTATGCACGAATTCTCTGGATTCTGGCAG GGATCAAGATATCATATGTTTCAATCAGTCACTGAGAATTCTTTCGAATCTAGTAGCTGCTAGTTCTATTAATTATAGTGGTGTACTCGATGAAATAATATCGGAACTTCTTAGTGCCACTGCTAGTCTGGCAAACCTAAAGTTAACAGATAGAAATGACTTGATGGCAAAG AGTTTGTTGCTCACTAAAAAGTTAATAGATAACTATAGTGACACTATTGGGGGTTCGTATGTGAAGCACTGGATTTCCTTGGTAGAATTGTTTCCAAAG GTTGTTGATTCCACTGATGATTCATCTGGAAGACTTTTATATGAGTCCACAGCTTGCATTACAGCTGTGTTATCGAAAGCAGCTCAGAGCCTCAATACATCTGCACTGGCTGTAACATCTGAGACGGTTTCAGGTCCTTCAGTAGTTATTGAAACTGTAAAGCAAATTTTGGATCATGCTAAAGTCTCGAATTTAGTAGAATTTTTATGTTTATGCATGGCGAATTCTGGCTCAAGCTTGATATCTGGCTCATCAAATTTGTTGCGTGCTGCTTGTGAAGCGTGCCGGTCCCTTTGGTCACTAATTGATGCTTTGGAACTCCTTTATATCAAAGAAAATACCCATTTATTTCCCCTGTACTCTTTGCGGAGCCTTTCCTTACACCGACTCGAGATAAAAAATCACGAACAAGGTTCATTGATTGGGATAGAAGCAACAATAGTAATTGATGCGGTGACAAGATCATTCCTCCGGTCAAAAGCCATACAGGTTTCTTTTTACTACTGTCTACGTCAACGCGTTGCTGAGCCTGGTCTTTTTGCTGGTACTCAG CTGATCTTGAGGTGCTGTCTCCATAGTAGCTCTATTTCAAGCATTCTCTGTGGTCTACCTAGTTCTCTGCCTGCAACGAAAGTTGTCAGTGGGGGAGGAGATGGTACTATAGTTTCAGAGATATTTTCTATACTATCTCTTTGTGCATCCTCTTACAGAGATGCACAAACTGCAGACACAAATAATCTGAAGTGCAAATTAGGAAATCCAGGTATCCTGGTTCTTCATTCTTGCCTTGTCCTTGCAACTGTTGCACAATGCTTGAAATCTTCTGGAAGAAATTCCCCAGTGTTTATGCTTACTTCAATACCAAAAAAGCAACTTTCCAGGCTTTCTGTTCTTGCTCACCATATTTCTTTAGATGATAGAACACAAAATTCCTTTCAACCTCGTTGTTCCTCTTCCATGCTAGCTCTTGCATCTATTATGTCCCTTGAAACCGGTGTATCAAGTGAATCTTTCATTTCGGAGATAGCTGTGCCATTAATCCCTCGTACTGCCACACTGTGTGACAACCTAAAAATACTATCAGTGGATGAAAATGGAATGATACCCACAATACAGAACGGTATGCTTTCATATTGGCATGGATTTAGGGACGGGTGTGTAGGTTTGCTGGAAGCTAGATTAAAATGGGGAGGAGCATTAGCTGTTCAACAGTTGTGTGCAAGTGGTATCCCTCAGCTTCTTATCACTTTGCTAGCTAACAGTATTTCAGATGTTTCTGTACAAGGAACTGATTTTACAAAAGACCAAATCGCATTATCACCTGTTGGTGTCGTCTGGACAATTTCCTCTATATGTCAGTGCCTTTCTGGTGGAGCCGTAACCTTTCGTCAGATTCTGCTTAAGAGTGAACATGtcaagttcatttctgatttgatAACTGATGTACATCTCAACCTAGTAAGGTGTTGGACTGGACCTGGTGGAGGAAAGACAGGGGTTAGGGACACAATAAATGCAGTCATTGATCTCTTGGCATTTCCATTTGTTGCAATACAAAGTGCACCAGGCTTGGCATCTGCTACTGCCTCTGTTAATGGGGGCTTTGTTCTTAACATAAGCTCTCCCGGTGGAAGGATTTGCGCCGAGGATAAGGATATGGTAAAAGCCATAGAAGCAAGCTTGGGAAAATACATTCAAATCCTTCTGGAG GCTGGAGTACCAGGCTATATTCTTCGGTGCTTGGAACACTTGGAATTAAAAGATTGTACACGGCTTGTTGCATTTCTTGCTAAAATGACAGGCCACCGTCCCCTGGTTGTGCAACTCATAGGCAAAGGATTATTGGATGCAGCCAGAATGAGAAGGTTGTTTGATAGATCGTCCCCAAGAGAAGTCACAATGGATGTTTTAATGATAGTTTCAGATCTTGCCCGTATGGACAAA GTCTTCTATGAACATCTTGATGGGGCAGAAATCTTGCCGTTCTTAAAGGATTTTCTTACCCACGAAGATCCCAATGTTCGCGCAAAGACTTGCAGTGCTATAGGGAATATGTGTCGGCATAGCTCTTATTTCTATAGTTTACTG GCAAAACATCATATTATTAATCTTATTATTGATCGATGTGCTGATCCAGACAAAAGAACAAGGAAATTTGCTTGTTTTGCA ATTGGAAATGCTGCGTATCACAATGACTACTTGTATGATGAGCTTAAAAGATCTATACCACAACTAGCAAATTTGCTGCTCTCTGCAGAGGAAGACAAAACAAAAGCAAATGCTGCAGGTGCTCTGAGTAATCTTGTGCGCAATTCAAACAAGCTTTGTGAGGATATTGTTTCCAAAGGAGCCATTCAG gctcTACTAAAGTTGGTTGCAGATTGTTCCTTGGTTGCTTTGAATCCGAATAGGAGAGATGCCATAAACGAATCACCTTTAAAGATTGCTATGTTCTCATTGGCCAAAATGTGTGCTCATCTGCCTTGTAGACAATTTTTGCGTTCATCAGAGCTCTACTCTGTTATCGGGCGCCTTAGACAGTCTCCAGAATCAACAATTTCTAATTATGCATCAGTCATTCTCAGTAAGACGTCTGAAACTTGA